The following coding sequences lie in one Rutidosis leptorrhynchoides isolate AG116_Rl617_1_P2 chromosome 6, CSIRO_AGI_Rlap_v1, whole genome shotgun sequence genomic window:
- the LOC139855763 gene encoding FCS-Like Zinc finger 1-like — MESTSTRKPCFLEDNNGLASIADHAFSFSSPENHLHLIQRPLCSPKKTNPKTYTSFSPVQSPRSAGRFFNGVFEEQPSYFLDACFLCKKPLGGNTDIFMYRGDTAFCSEECRTQQIDKDEENGNRKISVSMRKKDQIEKSANNSPNKTSKNYPFQSGAVAAA, encoded by the exons ATGGAGTCTACAAGCACAAGAAAACCTTGTTTCCTTGAAGACAACAATGGCCTTGCTTCCATTGCTGACCATGCTTTCTCATTTTCTTCACCTGAAAACCACCTTCACCTTATTCAGAGACCACTTTGTTCACCAAAGAAGACAAATCCCAAAACTTACACTTCTTTTTCTCCTGTTCAATCTCCAAGATCTGCAGGGAGGTTTTTTAATGGGGTATTTGAAGAACAACCATCTTACTTTTTAGATGCTTGTTTCCTTTGTAAAAAACCACTTGGTGGTAACACTGATATCTTCATGTACAG AGGTGACACAGCTTTCTGTAGTGAAGAGTGTAGAACACAACAAATTGATAAAGATGAAGAAAATGGCAACAGGAAAATATCAGTTTCAATGAGAAAGAAGGATCAGATTGAAAAATCAGCAAATAATTCCCCAAATAAAACCTCCAAAAATTACCCTTTTCAATCTGGTGCAGTTGCTGCTGCTTAA